A DNA window from Scylla paramamosain isolate STU-SP2022 chromosome 10, ASM3559412v1, whole genome shotgun sequence contains the following coding sequences:
- the LOC135104352 gene encoding trichoplein keratin filament-binding protein-like yields the protein MSRRRPGTAGSVRSSSAMGALRVRPGSRPSSAREWFEAYNHRRNEEAWRMEEWRNTVNLYKRREWEAQYYNIIAQPRKKISDEEEWKRKEEKRRKLEERRDRLRTLLKEDEKRYQEERENKYRESRHHTVHRHFMYPEVDMLRTRLEDLKKKNQEERKKLSEALSYEAWRKSNPQVRQMESERFSRFVQDAWVNQRQWKADERERRAEEDRKKEKEAEEIRLRMEEEERKVQEERLSKQAEWKVQLEAQIEQIKEREKKDELLAAEEVVLEKEKLRLHEISQRRDRMKELRQRKELELFWARQHQLKLKKRAADIQQELLEDEGIVEDLLRGLPPEDVDQQMKQRRAEAEWMKAVLGEQRRLEVLREKEYELLFSEEAERMWHKRQAEWEKEQKARDKLMTEVLQGLQKQVQAKSSKNNKERDLLNAEKSALQQSISETRDRMHLLEVEETERRQMQESKSCVSKPSERVLQEAAALRRDRAAEEQKLEEHRREIERLEREMQHLWSSHYAPPRYGRKKFAW from the exons ATGTCTCGGCGGCGGCCAGGGACGGCAGGGTCGGTGCGCTCCAGCTCTGCCATGGGGGCACTGAGGGTGCGTCCTGGCAGCCGGCCTAGCTCTGCCCGGGAGTGGTTTGAGGCCTACAACCAcaggaggaatgaggaggcctggaggatggaggaatggaggaacaCTGTAAACCTGtataaaagaagggaatgggAAGCCCAGTATTATAATATCATTGCTCAGCCAAGGAAGAAAAT CTCTGATGAAGAGgagtggaaaaggaaagaggaaaagagacggAAGCTGGAGGAAAGACGTGACAGAttaagaacattactaaaagaagatgaaaagcggtaccaagaggaaagagaaaacaagtacAGAGAGTCAAGGCACCATACTGTTCACCGCCACTTTATGTATCCAGAG GTTGACATGTTGAGAACTCGCCTAGAAgacttgaaaaagaaaaaccaagaagaaagaaagaagcttTCTGAGGCTTTGTCTTATGAGGCTTGGAGAAAAAGTAATCCTCAAGTGAGACAG ATGGAGTCTGAAAGATTCAGTCGCTTTGTACAAGATGCATGGGTGAACCAAAGACAGTGGAAAgcagatgaaagggagagaagagcagaagaggacagaaaaaaggaaaaagaagctgAGGAAATTCGTCTACgcatggaagaagaagagaggaaagttcAAGAAGAAAGATTAAGCAAACAAGCAGAATGGAAGGTGCAACTGGAAGCTCAAATAGAACAAATAAA ggaaagggaaaagaaagatgagttATTAGCAGCAGAAGAGGTAGTTCTGGAGAAGGAAAAGCTTCGACTGCACGAAATCAGTCAGAGGCGAGATCGTATGAAGGAACTGAGGCAGCGCAAAGAATTAGA GTTATTCTGGGCACGTCAGCACCAGCTGAAATTGAAGAAGCGAGCAGCAGACATCCAGCAGGAACTTCTGGAGGATGAAGGCATTGTGGAGGACCTGCTGCGTGGGCTGCCCCCCGAAGATGTTGACCAGCAG ATGAagcagaggagagcagaggCAGAGTGGATGAAGGCAGTGCTTGGAGAACAGCGGCGGCTGGAAGTACTGCGGGAGAAAGAGTATGAACTCCTCTTTAG TGAAGAGGCTGAGAGGATGTGGCACAAGAGGCAGGCTGaatgggagaaggaacaaaaggCACGTGATAAATTAATGACAGAAGTCTTGCAAGGTCTTCAGAAACAG GTCCAGGCCAAATCTtcaaagaataataaggaacgAGACTTATTGAATGCTGAGAAGTCAGCATTGCAACAAAGCATATCAGAAACACGTGATAGGATGCATCTTTTGGAAGTGGAGGAAACCGAAAGGAGGCAGATGCAGGAGAGCAAGTCCTGTGTTTCAAAG CCTTCAGAAAGAGTGCTCCAGGAGGCTGCAGCTCTGAGAAGGGACCGTGCAGCAGAAGAGCAGAAGCTGGAGGAGCATCGTCGAGAAATTGAGCGGCTGGAGCGTGAAATGCAGCATCTTTGGAGCTCACATTATGCACCTCCG CGCTATGGTCGTAAGAAATTTGCCTGGTGA